The following proteins are co-located in the Betta splendens chromosome 9, fBetSpl5.4, whole genome shotgun sequence genome:
- the git2a gene encoding ARF GTPase-activating protein GIT2a isoform X8, protein MSKRVRNAEVCADCSVPEPRWASVNRGVLICDECCSVHRSLGRHSSQVRHLTHTPWPPTQLQMVQTLYSNGANSIWEHSLLDPASVMSGKRKANPQDKLHPNKSEFIRAKYQMLAFVHRMPCREDDSMTAKDLSKQLHSSVRTGNLETCLRLLTLGAQANFFHPEKGNTPLHVAAKAGQVSQAELLTVYGADPGAPDSNGKTPIDYAREAGHHDLADRLVEIQYELTDRLAFYLCGRKPDHKNGQHFIVPQMADSSTDLSELAKAAKKKLQSLSNHLFEELAMDVYDEVDRRETDAVWLATQNHSTLVTETTVVPFLPVNPEYSSTRNQGRQKLARFNAHEFATLVIDILSDAKRRQRGNSVTSPKDNVELILKSVAVRHCSDSQDNDQPDYDSVASDEDTDQELPSSKGDRTKSLDSDLSDGPITVQEYMEVKNALSASEAKIQQLMKANNSLSDELRLMQKKLHSLQSENTSLRRQVSTNIYQIPSGSDYPDPSSPSALKRRQSARASRPMSMYETGSGLKPYLSKGDSPYPEEGIPTLQPFPPHTERGTFVTTSSSLPSFPSTLSWSKDESTQKASKLEKQSSMPESDYDNTFNESEMDDSGLCRRVRLRSSGWLGEGSSIPELDDLEVEPDPTLPSTEDVIRKTEQITKNIQDLLRAAQENKHDRPCEREGVRRLRHSLGCFSTLVPWAEKASTPIQPLSLRSPDPSSCFIPCSERIHVAVTEMAALFPKKPRSETVRGSLRLLTSSAYRLQSECRKAVPSEGCPGPDMQLVTQQVIQCAYDIAKAAKQLVTITTKENTN, encoded by the exons ATGTCTAAACGCGTGCGAAACGCCGAGGTCTGCGCCGACTGCAGCGTCCCAG AACCTCGCTGGGCCTCGGTGAATAGGGGTGTGTTGATTTGCGACGAGTGCTGTAGTGTTCATCGAAGTCTGGGAAGACACAGCTCTCAAGTGCGCCACCTGACCCATACACCATGGCCCCCTACTCAGCTTCAG ATGGTTCAGACATTATACAGCAATGGCGCAAATTCTATATGGGAGCACTCCCTCCTGGACCCTGCATCTGTGATGAGCGGCAAACGCAAGGCCAATCCTCAGGACAAACTGCA CCCAAATAAATCGGAGTTTATAAGAGCCAAGTATCAAATGTTGGCATTTGTCCATCGAATGCCTTGTCGAGAGGATGACAGTATGACAGCCAAGGATTTAAGCaag caacTTCACTCAAGTGTTCGCACTGGGAACCTTGAGACCTGTCTGAGGTTGCTAACTCTGGGAGCACAAGCAAATTTTTTTCATCCA GAGAAGGGAAACACTCCCTTACATGTAGCTGCAAAGGCAGGACAAGTATCTCAGGCTGAACTATTAACTGTTTATGGGGCCGATCCCGGAGCCCCTGACAGCAATGGCAAAACTCCCATTGACTATGCAAG GGAAGCCGGTCATCACGACCTGGCAGACAGATTAGTGGAGATTCAGTATGAACTAACTGATCGACTGGCTTTTTACCTGTGTGGGAGAAAACCAG atcataagaatgGCCAGCACTTTATTGTTCCACAAATGGCTGACAG CAGTACAGATTTATCAGAACTAGCCAAAGCAGCAAAGAAGAAACTGCAGTCT CTCAGTAACCACCTTTTTGAGGAACTGGCCATGGATGTGTATGATGAGGTGGACAGACGGGAGACTGACGCTG TGTGGTTGGCGACTCAGAACCACAGCACCCTGGTGACAGAGACAACCGTGGTGCCTTTCCTTCCTGTGAATCCAGAATATTCATCAACACGAAACCAG gGACGGCAGAAACTTGCACGATTCAATGCACACGAATTTGCAACTCTTGTGATCGACATATTAAGTGATGCTAAACGCAGACAGCGAGGGAATTCAGTTACCAGTCCCAAAG ACAATGTGGAACTTATTTTGAAGAGTGTGGCTGTCAGACATTGTAGTGACAGCCAGGACAATGACCAGCCTGACTATGACAGTGTAGCATCCGATGAGGATACAGACCAAGAGCTTCCCTCCAGCAAAGGAGACAGGACCAAG AGTCTGGACTCTGACCTCTCAGATGGCCCTATTACTGTGCAAGAATACATGGAGGTGAAAAACGCACTCTCTGCCTCTGAAGCCAAGATCCAGCAGCTCATGAAAGCCAACAACAGCCTGAGTGATGAGCTGCGGCTGATGCAGAAAAAG ctgcactctctgcaaAGCGAGAACACCTCTCTCAGGCGGCAGGTCTCAACCAATATCTATCAGATCCCCAGCGGTTCAGACTATCCCGACCCCTCCAGCCCCTCGGCTCTGAAACGCCGGCAGTCTGCACGGGCCAGTCGGCCCATGTCTATGTATGAGACCGGCTCGGGCCTGAAGCCCTATCTCTCTAAAGGAGACAGTCCTTACCCAGAGGAAGGTATCCCTACCCTGCAACCCTTCCCACCTCAT ACGGAAAGGGGCACTTTTGTGACCACCTCTTCATCCCTCCCCTCATTTCCATCCACCCTGTCTTGGTCGAAGGATGAAAGTACTCAGAAG GCTTCGAAGTTGGAGAAGCAGAGCAGCATGCCGGAAAGCGACTACGACAACACGTTCAATGAATCCGAGATGGATGATTCAGG GTTGTGCAGAAGGGTGAGGCTGAGGAGCAGTGGCTGGCTGGGGGAGGGCAGCTCCATCCCTGAGTTAGATGATCTGGAGGTAGAGCCCGACCCGACACTTCCCAGCACAGAGGACGTCATCCGCAAGACCGAGCAGATCACCAAGAACATCCAAGATCTGCTGCGAGCTGCTCAGGAGAACAAACACGACAG ACCATGCGAGCGTGAAGGCGTGCGTCGGCTCAGGCACAGTCTGGGATGTTTCAGTACTCTGGTGCCCTGGGCTGAGAAGGCCTCCACTCCCATTCAGCCGCTCAGCCTCCGGTCCCCCGATCCCTCCTCCTG TTTCATACCCTGCTCAGAAAGAATACATGTGGCTGTAACCGAAATGGCTGCTCTGTTTCCCAAG AAGCCACGCTCAGAAACTGTGAGAGGCTCTCTGCGCTTACTGACCTCCAGTGCGTACAGGCTTCAGAGCGAGTGCAGGAAGGCGGTGCCCTCAGAAGGCTGCCCGGGACCGGACATGCAGCTGGTCACTCAGCAGGTCATCCAATGTGCTTATGACATTGCCAAAGCCGCCAAGCAGCTCGTCACCATCACCACAAAGGAGAATACCAACTAA
- the git2a gene encoding ARF GTPase-activating protein GIT2a isoform X6, with protein MSKRVRNAEVCADCSVPEPRWASVNRGVLICDECCSVHRSLGRHSSQVRHLTHTPWPPTQLQMVQTLYSNGANSIWEHSLLDPASVMSGKRKANPQDKLHPNKSEFIRAKYQMLAFVHRMPCREDDSMTAKDLSKQLHSSVRTGNLETCLRLLTLGAQANFFHPEKGNTPLHVAAKAGQVSQAELLTVYGADPGAPDSNGKTPIDYAREAGHHDLADRLVEIQYELTDRLAFYLCGRKPDHKNGQHFIVPQMADSSTDLSELAKAAKKKLQSLSNHLFEELAMDVYDEVDRRETDAVWLATQNHSTLVTETTVVPFLPVNPEYSSTRNQGRQKLARFNAHEFATLVIDILSDAKRRQRGNSVTSPKDNVELILKSVAVRHCSDSQDNDQPDYDSVASDEDTDQELPSSKGDRTKQSLDSDLSDGPITVQEYMEVKNALSASEAKIQQLMKANNSLSDELRLMQKKTERGTFVTTSSSLPSFPSTLSWSKDESTQKASKLEKQSSMPESDYDNTFNESEMDDSGLCRRVRLRSSGWLGEGSSIPELDDLEVEPDPTLPSTEDVIRKTEQITKNIQDLLRAAQENKHDSFIPCSERIHVAVTEMAALFPKKPRSETVRGSLRLLTSSAYRLQSECRKAVPSEGCPGPDMQLVTQQVIQCAYDIAKAAKQLVTITTKENTN; from the exons ATGTCTAAACGCGTGCGAAACGCCGAGGTCTGCGCCGACTGCAGCGTCCCAG AACCTCGCTGGGCCTCGGTGAATAGGGGTGTGTTGATTTGCGACGAGTGCTGTAGTGTTCATCGAAGTCTGGGAAGACACAGCTCTCAAGTGCGCCACCTGACCCATACACCATGGCCCCCTACTCAGCTTCAG ATGGTTCAGACATTATACAGCAATGGCGCAAATTCTATATGGGAGCACTCCCTCCTGGACCCTGCATCTGTGATGAGCGGCAAACGCAAGGCCAATCCTCAGGACAAACTGCA CCCAAATAAATCGGAGTTTATAAGAGCCAAGTATCAAATGTTGGCATTTGTCCATCGAATGCCTTGTCGAGAGGATGACAGTATGACAGCCAAGGATTTAAGCaag caacTTCACTCAAGTGTTCGCACTGGGAACCTTGAGACCTGTCTGAGGTTGCTAACTCTGGGAGCACAAGCAAATTTTTTTCATCCA GAGAAGGGAAACACTCCCTTACATGTAGCTGCAAAGGCAGGACAAGTATCTCAGGCTGAACTATTAACTGTTTATGGGGCCGATCCCGGAGCCCCTGACAGCAATGGCAAAACTCCCATTGACTATGCAAG GGAAGCCGGTCATCACGACCTGGCAGACAGATTAGTGGAGATTCAGTATGAACTAACTGATCGACTGGCTTTTTACCTGTGTGGGAGAAAACCAG atcataagaatgGCCAGCACTTTATTGTTCCACAAATGGCTGACAG CAGTACAGATTTATCAGAACTAGCCAAAGCAGCAAAGAAGAAACTGCAGTCT CTCAGTAACCACCTTTTTGAGGAACTGGCCATGGATGTGTATGATGAGGTGGACAGACGGGAGACTGACGCTG TGTGGTTGGCGACTCAGAACCACAGCACCCTGGTGACAGAGACAACCGTGGTGCCTTTCCTTCCTGTGAATCCAGAATATTCATCAACACGAAACCAG gGACGGCAGAAACTTGCACGATTCAATGCACACGAATTTGCAACTCTTGTGATCGACATATTAAGTGATGCTAAACGCAGACAGCGAGGGAATTCAGTTACCAGTCCCAAAG ACAATGTGGAACTTATTTTGAAGAGTGTGGCTGTCAGACATTGTAGTGACAGCCAGGACAATGACCAGCCTGACTATGACAGTGTAGCATCCGATGAGGATACAGACCAAGAGCTTCCCTCCAGCAAAGGAGACAGGACCAAG CAGAGTCTGGACTCTGACCTCTCAGATGGCCCTATTACTGTGCAAGAATACATGGAGGTGAAAAACGCACTCTCTGCCTCTGAAGCCAAGATCCAGCAGCTCATGAAAGCCAACAACAGCCTGAGTGATGAGCTGCGGCTGATGCAGAAAAAG ACGGAAAGGGGCACTTTTGTGACCACCTCTTCATCCCTCCCCTCATTTCCATCCACCCTGTCTTGGTCGAAGGATGAAAGTACTCAGAAG GCTTCGAAGTTGGAGAAGCAGAGCAGCATGCCGGAAAGCGACTACGACAACACGTTCAATGAATCCGAGATGGATGATTCAGG GTTGTGCAGAAGGGTGAGGCTGAGGAGCAGTGGCTGGCTGGGGGAGGGCAGCTCCATCCCTGAGTTAGATGATCTGGAGGTAGAGCCCGACCCGACACTTCCCAGCACAGAGGACGTCATCCGCAAGACCGAGCAGATCACCAAGAACATCCAAGATCTGCTGCGAGCTGCTCAGGAGAACAAACACGACAG TTTCATACCCTGCTCAGAAAGAATACATGTGGCTGTAACCGAAATGGCTGCTCTGTTTCCCAAG AAGCCACGCTCAGAAACTGTGAGAGGCTCTCTGCGCTTACTGACCTCCAGTGCGTACAGGCTTCAGAGCGAGTGCAGGAAGGCGGTGCCCTCAGAAGGCTGCCCGGGACCGGACATGCAGCTGGTCACTCAGCAGGTCATCCAATGTGCTTATGACATTGCCAAAGCCGCCAAGCAGCTCGTCACCATCACCACAAAGGAGAATACCAACTAA
- the git2a gene encoding ARF GTPase-activating protein GIT2a isoform X7 has translation MSKRVRNAEVCADCSVPEPRWASVNRGVLICDECCSVHRSLGRHSSQVRHLTHTPWPPTQLQMVQTLYSNGANSIWEHSLLDPASVMSGKRKANPQDKLHPNKSEFIRAKYQMLAFVHRMPCREDDSMTAKDLSKQLHSSVRTGNLETCLRLLTLGAQANFFHPEKGNTPLHVAAKAGQVSQAELLTVYGADPGAPDSNGKTPIDYAREAGHHDLADRLVEIQYELTDRLAFYLCGRKPDHKNGQHFIVPQMADSSTDLSELAKAAKKKLQSLSNHLFEELAMDVYDEVDRRETDAVWLATQNHSTLVTETTVVPFLPVNPEYSSTRNQGRQKLARFNAHEFATLVIDILSDAKRRQRGNSVTSPKDNVELILKSVAVRHCSDSQDNDQPDYDSVASDEDTDQELPSSKGDRTKQSLDSDLSDGPITVQEYMEVKNALSASEAKIQQLMKANNSLSDELRLMQKKASKLEKQSSMPESDYDNTFNESEMDDSGLCRRVRLRSSGWLGEGSSIPELDDLEVEPDPTLPSTEDVIRKTEQITKNIQDLLRAAQENKHDSFIPCSERIHVAVTEMAALFPKKPRSETVRGSLRLLTSSAYRLQSECRKAVPSEGCPGPDMQLVTQQVIQCAYDIAKAAKQLVTITTKENTN, from the exons ATGTCTAAACGCGTGCGAAACGCCGAGGTCTGCGCCGACTGCAGCGTCCCAG AACCTCGCTGGGCCTCGGTGAATAGGGGTGTGTTGATTTGCGACGAGTGCTGTAGTGTTCATCGAAGTCTGGGAAGACACAGCTCTCAAGTGCGCCACCTGACCCATACACCATGGCCCCCTACTCAGCTTCAG ATGGTTCAGACATTATACAGCAATGGCGCAAATTCTATATGGGAGCACTCCCTCCTGGACCCTGCATCTGTGATGAGCGGCAAACGCAAGGCCAATCCTCAGGACAAACTGCA CCCAAATAAATCGGAGTTTATAAGAGCCAAGTATCAAATGTTGGCATTTGTCCATCGAATGCCTTGTCGAGAGGATGACAGTATGACAGCCAAGGATTTAAGCaag caacTTCACTCAAGTGTTCGCACTGGGAACCTTGAGACCTGTCTGAGGTTGCTAACTCTGGGAGCACAAGCAAATTTTTTTCATCCA GAGAAGGGAAACACTCCCTTACATGTAGCTGCAAAGGCAGGACAAGTATCTCAGGCTGAACTATTAACTGTTTATGGGGCCGATCCCGGAGCCCCTGACAGCAATGGCAAAACTCCCATTGACTATGCAAG GGAAGCCGGTCATCACGACCTGGCAGACAGATTAGTGGAGATTCAGTATGAACTAACTGATCGACTGGCTTTTTACCTGTGTGGGAGAAAACCAG atcataagaatgGCCAGCACTTTATTGTTCCACAAATGGCTGACAG CAGTACAGATTTATCAGAACTAGCCAAAGCAGCAAAGAAGAAACTGCAGTCT CTCAGTAACCACCTTTTTGAGGAACTGGCCATGGATGTGTATGATGAGGTGGACAGACGGGAGACTGACGCTG TGTGGTTGGCGACTCAGAACCACAGCACCCTGGTGACAGAGACAACCGTGGTGCCTTTCCTTCCTGTGAATCCAGAATATTCATCAACACGAAACCAG gGACGGCAGAAACTTGCACGATTCAATGCACACGAATTTGCAACTCTTGTGATCGACATATTAAGTGATGCTAAACGCAGACAGCGAGGGAATTCAGTTACCAGTCCCAAAG ACAATGTGGAACTTATTTTGAAGAGTGTGGCTGTCAGACATTGTAGTGACAGCCAGGACAATGACCAGCCTGACTATGACAGTGTAGCATCCGATGAGGATACAGACCAAGAGCTTCCCTCCAGCAAAGGAGACAGGACCAAG CAGAGTCTGGACTCTGACCTCTCAGATGGCCCTATTACTGTGCAAGAATACATGGAGGTGAAAAACGCACTCTCTGCCTCTGAAGCCAAGATCCAGCAGCTCATGAAAGCCAACAACAGCCTGAGTGATGAGCTGCGGCTGATGCAGAAAAAG GCTTCGAAGTTGGAGAAGCAGAGCAGCATGCCGGAAAGCGACTACGACAACACGTTCAATGAATCCGAGATGGATGATTCAGG GTTGTGCAGAAGGGTGAGGCTGAGGAGCAGTGGCTGGCTGGGGGAGGGCAGCTCCATCCCTGAGTTAGATGATCTGGAGGTAGAGCCCGACCCGACACTTCCCAGCACAGAGGACGTCATCCGCAAGACCGAGCAGATCACCAAGAACATCCAAGATCTGCTGCGAGCTGCTCAGGAGAACAAACACGACAG TTTCATACCCTGCTCAGAAAGAATACATGTGGCTGTAACCGAAATGGCTGCTCTGTTTCCCAAG AAGCCACGCTCAGAAACTGTGAGAGGCTCTCTGCGCTTACTGACCTCCAGTGCGTACAGGCTTCAGAGCGAGTGCAGGAAGGCGGTGCCCTCAGAAGGCTGCCCGGGACCGGACATGCAGCTGGTCACTCAGCAGGTCATCCAATGTGCTTATGACATTGCCAAAGCCGCCAAGCAGCTCGTCACCATCACCACAAAGGAGAATACCAACTAA
- the git2a gene encoding ARF GTPase-activating protein GIT2a isoform X5: MSKRVRNAEVCADCSVPEPRWASVNRGVLICDECCSVHRSLGRHSSQVRHLTHTPWPPTQLQMVQTLYSNGANSIWEHSLLDPASVMSGKRKANPQDKLHPNKSEFIRAKYQMLAFVHRMPCREDDSMTAKDLSKQLHSSVRTGNLETCLRLLTLGAQANFFHPEKGNTPLHVAAKAGQVSQAELLTVYGADPGAPDSNGKTPIDYAREAGHHDLADRLVEIQYELTDRLAFYLCGRKPDHKNGQHFIVPQMADSSTDLSELAKAAKKKLQSLSNHLFEELAMDVYDEVDRRETDAVWLATQNHSTLVTETTVVPFLPVNPEYSSTRNQGRQKLARFNAHEFATLVIDILSDAKRRQRGNSVTSPKDNVELILKSVAVRHCSDSQDNDQPDYDSVASDEDTDQELPSSKGDRTKSLDSDLSDGPITVQEYMEVKNALSASEAKIQQLMKANNSLSDELRLMQKKLHSLQSENTSLRRQVSTNIYQIPSGSDYPDPSSPSALKRRQSARASRPMSMYETGSGLKPYLSKGDSPYPEEGIPTLQPFPPHASKLEKQSSMPESDYDNTFNESEMDDSGLCRRVRLRSSGWLGEGSSIPELDDLEVEPDPTLPSTEDVIRKTEQITKNIQDLLRAAQENKHDSFIPCSERIHVAVTEMAALFPKKPRSETVRGSLRLLTSSAYRLQSECRKAVPSEGCPGPDMQLVTQQVIQCAYDIAKAAKQLVTITTKENTN, translated from the exons ATGTCTAAACGCGTGCGAAACGCCGAGGTCTGCGCCGACTGCAGCGTCCCAG AACCTCGCTGGGCCTCGGTGAATAGGGGTGTGTTGATTTGCGACGAGTGCTGTAGTGTTCATCGAAGTCTGGGAAGACACAGCTCTCAAGTGCGCCACCTGACCCATACACCATGGCCCCCTACTCAGCTTCAG ATGGTTCAGACATTATACAGCAATGGCGCAAATTCTATATGGGAGCACTCCCTCCTGGACCCTGCATCTGTGATGAGCGGCAAACGCAAGGCCAATCCTCAGGACAAACTGCA CCCAAATAAATCGGAGTTTATAAGAGCCAAGTATCAAATGTTGGCATTTGTCCATCGAATGCCTTGTCGAGAGGATGACAGTATGACAGCCAAGGATTTAAGCaag caacTTCACTCAAGTGTTCGCACTGGGAACCTTGAGACCTGTCTGAGGTTGCTAACTCTGGGAGCACAAGCAAATTTTTTTCATCCA GAGAAGGGAAACACTCCCTTACATGTAGCTGCAAAGGCAGGACAAGTATCTCAGGCTGAACTATTAACTGTTTATGGGGCCGATCCCGGAGCCCCTGACAGCAATGGCAAAACTCCCATTGACTATGCAAG GGAAGCCGGTCATCACGACCTGGCAGACAGATTAGTGGAGATTCAGTATGAACTAACTGATCGACTGGCTTTTTACCTGTGTGGGAGAAAACCAG atcataagaatgGCCAGCACTTTATTGTTCCACAAATGGCTGACAG CAGTACAGATTTATCAGAACTAGCCAAAGCAGCAAAGAAGAAACTGCAGTCT CTCAGTAACCACCTTTTTGAGGAACTGGCCATGGATGTGTATGATGAGGTGGACAGACGGGAGACTGACGCTG TGTGGTTGGCGACTCAGAACCACAGCACCCTGGTGACAGAGACAACCGTGGTGCCTTTCCTTCCTGTGAATCCAGAATATTCATCAACACGAAACCAG gGACGGCAGAAACTTGCACGATTCAATGCACACGAATTTGCAACTCTTGTGATCGACATATTAAGTGATGCTAAACGCAGACAGCGAGGGAATTCAGTTACCAGTCCCAAAG ACAATGTGGAACTTATTTTGAAGAGTGTGGCTGTCAGACATTGTAGTGACAGCCAGGACAATGACCAGCCTGACTATGACAGTGTAGCATCCGATGAGGATACAGACCAAGAGCTTCCCTCCAGCAAAGGAGACAGGACCAAG AGTCTGGACTCTGACCTCTCAGATGGCCCTATTACTGTGCAAGAATACATGGAGGTGAAAAACGCACTCTCTGCCTCTGAAGCCAAGATCCAGCAGCTCATGAAAGCCAACAACAGCCTGAGTGATGAGCTGCGGCTGATGCAGAAAAAG ctgcactctctgcaaAGCGAGAACACCTCTCTCAGGCGGCAGGTCTCAACCAATATCTATCAGATCCCCAGCGGTTCAGACTATCCCGACCCCTCCAGCCCCTCGGCTCTGAAACGCCGGCAGTCTGCACGGGCCAGTCGGCCCATGTCTATGTATGAGACCGGCTCGGGCCTGAAGCCCTATCTCTCTAAAGGAGACAGTCCTTACCCAGAGGAAGGTATCCCTACCCTGCAACCCTTCCCACCTCAT GCTTCGAAGTTGGAGAAGCAGAGCAGCATGCCGGAAAGCGACTACGACAACACGTTCAATGAATCCGAGATGGATGATTCAGG GTTGTGCAGAAGGGTGAGGCTGAGGAGCAGTGGCTGGCTGGGGGAGGGCAGCTCCATCCCTGAGTTAGATGATCTGGAGGTAGAGCCCGACCCGACACTTCCCAGCACAGAGGACGTCATCCGCAAGACCGAGCAGATCACCAAGAACATCCAAGATCTGCTGCGAGCTGCTCAGGAGAACAAACACGACAG TTTCATACCCTGCTCAGAAAGAATACATGTGGCTGTAACCGAAATGGCTGCTCTGTTTCCCAAG AAGCCACGCTCAGAAACTGTGAGAGGCTCTCTGCGCTTACTGACCTCCAGTGCGTACAGGCTTCAGAGCGAGTGCAGGAAGGCGGTGCCCTCAGAAGGCTGCCCGGGACCGGACATGCAGCTGGTCACTCAGCAGGTCATCCAATGTGCTTATGACATTGCCAAAGCCGCCAAGCAGCTCGTCACCATCACCACAAAGGAGAATACCAACTAA
- the git2a gene encoding ARF GTPase-activating protein GIT2a isoform X4, producing MSKRVRNAEVCADCSVPEPRWASVNRGVLICDECCSVHRSLGRHSSQVRHLTHTPWPPTQLQMVQTLYSNGANSIWEHSLLDPASVMSGKRKANPQDKLHPNKSEFIRAKYQMLAFVHRMPCREDDSMTAKDLSKQLHSSVRTGNLETCLRLLTLGAQANFFHPEKGNTPLHVAAKAGQVSQAELLTVYGADPGAPDSNGKTPIDYAREAGHHDLADRLVEIQYELTDRLAFYLCGRKPDHKNGQHFIVPQMADSSTDLSELAKAAKKKLQSLSNHLFEELAMDVYDEVDRRETDAVWLATQNHSTLVTETTVVPFLPVNPEYSSTRNQGRQKLARFNAHEFATLVIDILSDAKRRQRGNSVTSPKDNVELILKSVAVRHCSDSQDNDQPDYDSVASDEDTDQELPSSKGDRTKQSLDSDLSDGPITVQEYMEVKNALSASEAKIQQLMKANNSLSDELRLMQKKLHSLQSENTSLRRQVSTNIYQIPSGSDYPDPSSPSALKRRQSARASRPMSMYETGSGLKPYLSKGDSPYPEEGIPTLQPFPPHASKLEKQSSMPESDYDNTFNESEMDDSGLCRRVRLRSSGWLGEGSSIPELDDLEVEPDPTLPSTEDVIRKTEQITKNIQDLLRAAQENKHDSFIPCSERIHVAVTEMAALFPKKPRSETVRGSLRLLTSSAYRLQSECRKAVPSEGCPGPDMQLVTQQVIQCAYDIAKAAKQLVTITTKENTN from the exons ATGTCTAAACGCGTGCGAAACGCCGAGGTCTGCGCCGACTGCAGCGTCCCAG AACCTCGCTGGGCCTCGGTGAATAGGGGTGTGTTGATTTGCGACGAGTGCTGTAGTGTTCATCGAAGTCTGGGAAGACACAGCTCTCAAGTGCGCCACCTGACCCATACACCATGGCCCCCTACTCAGCTTCAG ATGGTTCAGACATTATACAGCAATGGCGCAAATTCTATATGGGAGCACTCCCTCCTGGACCCTGCATCTGTGATGAGCGGCAAACGCAAGGCCAATCCTCAGGACAAACTGCA CCCAAATAAATCGGAGTTTATAAGAGCCAAGTATCAAATGTTGGCATTTGTCCATCGAATGCCTTGTCGAGAGGATGACAGTATGACAGCCAAGGATTTAAGCaag caacTTCACTCAAGTGTTCGCACTGGGAACCTTGAGACCTGTCTGAGGTTGCTAACTCTGGGAGCACAAGCAAATTTTTTTCATCCA GAGAAGGGAAACACTCCCTTACATGTAGCTGCAAAGGCAGGACAAGTATCTCAGGCTGAACTATTAACTGTTTATGGGGCCGATCCCGGAGCCCCTGACAGCAATGGCAAAACTCCCATTGACTATGCAAG GGAAGCCGGTCATCACGACCTGGCAGACAGATTAGTGGAGATTCAGTATGAACTAACTGATCGACTGGCTTTTTACCTGTGTGGGAGAAAACCAG atcataagaatgGCCAGCACTTTATTGTTCCACAAATGGCTGACAG CAGTACAGATTTATCAGAACTAGCCAAAGCAGCAAAGAAGAAACTGCAGTCT CTCAGTAACCACCTTTTTGAGGAACTGGCCATGGATGTGTATGATGAGGTGGACAGACGGGAGACTGACGCTG TGTGGTTGGCGACTCAGAACCACAGCACCCTGGTGACAGAGACAACCGTGGTGCCTTTCCTTCCTGTGAATCCAGAATATTCATCAACACGAAACCAG gGACGGCAGAAACTTGCACGATTCAATGCACACGAATTTGCAACTCTTGTGATCGACATATTAAGTGATGCTAAACGCAGACAGCGAGGGAATTCAGTTACCAGTCCCAAAG ACAATGTGGAACTTATTTTGAAGAGTGTGGCTGTCAGACATTGTAGTGACAGCCAGGACAATGACCAGCCTGACTATGACAGTGTAGCATCCGATGAGGATACAGACCAAGAGCTTCCCTCCAGCAAAGGAGACAGGACCAAG CAGAGTCTGGACTCTGACCTCTCAGATGGCCCTATTACTGTGCAAGAATACATGGAGGTGAAAAACGCACTCTCTGCCTCTGAAGCCAAGATCCAGCAGCTCATGAAAGCCAACAACAGCCTGAGTGATGAGCTGCGGCTGATGCAGAAAAAG ctgcactctctgcaaAGCGAGAACACCTCTCTCAGGCGGCAGGTCTCAACCAATATCTATCAGATCCCCAGCGGTTCAGACTATCCCGACCCCTCCAGCCCCTCGGCTCTGAAACGCCGGCAGTCTGCACGGGCCAGTCGGCCCATGTCTATGTATGAGACCGGCTCGGGCCTGAAGCCCTATCTCTCTAAAGGAGACAGTCCTTACCCAGAGGAAGGTATCCCTACCCTGCAACCCTTCCCACCTCAT GCTTCGAAGTTGGAGAAGCAGAGCAGCATGCCGGAAAGCGACTACGACAACACGTTCAATGAATCCGAGATGGATGATTCAGG GTTGTGCAGAAGGGTGAGGCTGAGGAGCAGTGGCTGGCTGGGGGAGGGCAGCTCCATCCCTGAGTTAGATGATCTGGAGGTAGAGCCCGACCCGACACTTCCCAGCACAGAGGACGTCATCCGCAAGACCGAGCAGATCACCAAGAACATCCAAGATCTGCTGCGAGCTGCTCAGGAGAACAAACACGACAG TTTCATACCCTGCTCAGAAAGAATACATGTGGCTGTAACCGAAATGGCTGCTCTGTTTCCCAAG AAGCCACGCTCAGAAACTGTGAGAGGCTCTCTGCGCTTACTGACCTCCAGTGCGTACAGGCTTCAGAGCGAGTGCAGGAAGGCGGTGCCCTCAGAAGGCTGCCCGGGACCGGACATGCAGCTGGTCACTCAGCAGGTCATCCAATGTGCTTATGACATTGCCAAAGCCGCCAAGCAGCTCGTCACCATCACCACAAAGGAGAATACCAACTAA